The segment ACCGCCCGGGCTGAGCGCCGAGACGTCCGAGGAGAGGATGAACGGGGCTGCCATCATCGCCCACAGCGCCACCTGGCTGCGGCTCTCCGCGTCGGTCAGCCCGGGGGCGCCCGCGATCAGGAAGTCCGGGTCGTTCCAGTTGCCGGGGGCGGCGTAGCGGCCGAGCCAGCGGTTGTACCCGTAGTTGCCCAGCACCGAACTCCAGCGGGAAGTCTGCGGGGCGGTCGGCTTGTAGACCTTGATGTCCTTGCCCTCGCGCCACAACTGGCCGGTCTCGCCCACCCAGTCGAGGACCTTGTGCCAGTCGGCGCCGCCCCACTCGCCCTGCTGGAAGTAGGCCGGGGCGGAGGCGGAGAGCACCATCGCCCGCCCGCTGTCGCGCAGTGCCCGCGCGACGGAGTTGTACGCGTCCCGGTAGGCCTGCTCCTTGGTCTTCCCCGGGGGCACCCACAGGTTGCAGCCGTCCATCTTCACGTAGTCCACCTCCCACGAGGCGAACAGCCGGGCGTCGCGGGCGTAGTGGTCCGCGCCGCCGCCCTCGGGGGCGCCGCTGCCGGGGTAGCGCTCGCAGGTGAGCGAACCGGCGTCCTCGTAGATCCCGAACTTCAGCCCCTTGGCGTGCAGATGCCCGCCCAGCCAGGCCATGCCGTGCGGGAACTTCACCGGGTCGGCGACCAGGTTCCCCTGCGCGTCGCGCTCCCGGCGCATCCAGCAGTCGTCCACCGTGACGGTGTCGTAGCCCTTGGCGGCGAGGCCGCTGGAGACGAGGGCGTCGGCGTTGGCGACCACCTTCGCCTCGTCGACGTCGCACATGTAGTGCGCCCAGTTGTTCCATCCCATGGGCGGGGTGAGGGCCAGCGGGGTGTCCGAGGTCGCGGTCGGCTCCGCCGTCGCGGGGGCGGGGCAGAGCGCGAGGGCGAGCAGGGCGGCCGCGGTCAGACAGGGGAGTGAGGCGCGCAGGCGAGGCGGCACGGGGTCTCCTTGGCGTGGTGCGTACCGACGGGGATCGTGCCTCAGTGCAGCGGGGTGACCACGCACTGTCAACAGGGGTCGGTGGTTATGGACCGATGACCAGCAATATGGCCGCAGTCGGTATCACACAGTCGTGTCACACAGTCGTGTCACACAGTCGTGTCACACAGTCGTGTCACGCGGTCGTGTCACGCGGTCGTGTCATACGGCCCGGCCGTGTCACCCCGCAGCACCGGGGGCCTCGGAGAGACGCCGTATGTGACGCTGGCTGATACGGTGTATCTCATGCCGAGAAGATCAGCGGCCCTCGACCGGGCCACCCCCGAGGCCATCGCCGTCGCCGCGCTGCGCATCCTCGACGAGGAAGGGCCCGGGGCCCTGAGCTTCCGCGCCCTCGCCGACCGCCTGGAGGTCTCCCACGCCACCGTCCAGCGCCGCTGCACCGACCTCGCCGGCCTGCTGGACCTGTGCACCGAGCACCTGGCGGCCCGGCTCCCCGACATCCCCGCCGGCACCGACTGGGCCGAGGCCGCCGAGCAGCGGTTCGGCGCCCTCTACCGGCTCCTCACCGCCCACCCCGGGCTGCTCGTCCTGCGCGGCGGACGCCCCTGGCTCGGCCGCCAGCTGCTGGCCCGCCTCGTCGAACCCGCCCTCGCCGACAGCGTCGCCGCCGGCATGACCCGCGTCGAGGCCATGACCGTCTACCGCCGGATGTACCTGCTCACCCTGGGCTGCGCCGCCTTCGTCGACCACCGGGACCCCGCCGGGGCCACCGCCGCCTCACGGGCCGCGCTCGCCGCGCTCGACCCGGCCGAGTTCCCGGTACTCGGCGGCGCTCCCGCCGAGCTGCTGCCCCCGCTGACCGACCACGAGGTCTACTACGGCGCCCTGCGCCAGCTCATCGCCGCCGCCCGGCCCACTGCCTGACCCGCCCCCAGTCCCGCCCCACCCGAGAGAGGCCGCCCGCCATGGAACAGCAGCTCGACTACGCAGCCGTCCGCGCCGCCGCCGTCCGCACGGCCGGGGCCGTCCGGCCCGTCGCCGTCGCGCCCGCCGCCAAGGCCCTCTGGTACGCCCTGGAGCACCTGCAGCACACCGGCTCCTTCAAGGCCCGGGGCGCCCACAACTTCCTCGCCGCCCACCGCGAGGCCGGCGCCCTCCCGGAGGCCGGGGTCACCATCGCCTCCGGCGGCAACGCCGGCCTCGCCTGCGCCTGGGCGGCCCGCGCCCAGGGCGTCCCCGCCACCGTCTTCCTCCCCGTCACCGCCCCCCGCGTCAAGGTGGACCGGCTGCGCGGATACGGGGCCGACGTACGCCTCGTCGGCGACCGCTACGCCGATGCCCTGGAGGCCTGCCACCGGTTCGCGGCGGACAGCGGCGCCGTCGGCAGCCACGCCTACGACCACCCGCTGATCGCGGCCGGCGCCGGAACCCTCCTCGACGAGATCCGGGCCGCGCTGCCCGGACTGGACACCGTCGTCGTGGCGGTCGGCGGCGGCGGGCTGTTCGCCGGCGTCGCCGCCGCCGCGCGGGCCCACGGCGTACGGGTGGTGGCGGCCGAACCCGAGAACTGCCGGGCCCTGAACGCCGCCCTGGAGGCCGGCCGCCCCGTCGACGTCCCCGTGGACTCCGTGGCCGCCGACTCCCTCGGCGCCACCCGGGTCTCCGCCGACGCCCTGGACGCCGTCCGGCAGGACAACGCCCTGTCCGTCCTCGTGCCGGACGCCGCCATCACCGCCGCCCGGCGCGCCCTCTGGGAGGAGCACCGGATCGTCGTCGAAGCCGCCGCGGCCACCGCCCTGGCGGCCGTCCGCACCGCGCCGCAGCCCCTGGGCGAGCGGGTCGCCGTCGTCCTGTGCGGGGCGAACACCGACCCCGCGGACCTCTGACCCCGACGGCCCCCGGGGCCGGCCCCCGCTACCGCCCGCGGCCGTCGAGCTCCGCGGCCGACCGGGCCAGCCCCTCGGCCGCCCGGGTGCAGCGCAGCGCGAGCTCGTCGACCCGGGCGCGGAAGAGGTCGGCCTGCGGCCCCTTCCAGTCCAGGCCCGCGCAGGCCCCGCGCAGCCGCTCCGCCCGCTCCCGCAGCGCCGCGGCGTGGGAGCGCAGCCCCTCGGCGGCACCGCGCGGCCCGGCCTGCGCCCCGTACGGCCGCCCGCTCACCCCTGCCCCTTCCACGGGGCGAACGCGTTGGACACGCCGTCCAGGTGCGGCGCCAGCTCGGGGTGGTGGCGCAGCAGCACCGTCACCATCGAGTTCTCGTCGACCCAGCGCAGCCCCTCGGCGGTGTACACCTCCGGCCGGTAGTCGGTGGTGAAGAACCGGTCGCTCTTGAGCCGGCGGGTGGCCATCAGCGCGAAGATCCTGAACAGGGTGTCGCTGAACCCGAAGCCCGCCGGCCGCGGTTCGGCGAGGTTGCCGACCAGCGTGTCCACGCGGTCGAGGCGGCCGTCGTAGACCTCCCGCAGCAGCGGGGTGTCGGCCGGATGGCCGCCGGTCAGCTCCTCGAACGAGGTGACCGGGCGCTTGCGCAGCATCTGCCGGTAGGCGTTGTAGCGGGGGATGCCGCGCTCGCGGTCCCGCAGGACGTCCACCGTCCCGAGGTCGATGCGCTCGCCGGACAGCCGGGTGAAGTTCCGCAGCGCGTCCGGGTGGTTGTGCAGCACCAGGGCGCCGGGGTGCTGCACGCCGAAGCTGTACAGCAGGTCGCTCGTGCCGAACTCGTCCACCGCCGTGCGGGTGGTGGCGCCCTGCATGTCGTCGAAGCCGACGACCTTGCGGACCGTGCCGCCCCGGTGTTCGCGGACGGTGATCTCGTCGGGGATCAGCGGGTGCAGCCGGTACGCCGACACGAACTCCTCCGTCATGGAGAACGGCGCCGCGTGGTGGTCGGTGGCGGAGCCCAGGGTCCCGCTCAGCACCTCGCCGCCGATCCGCCCGAAGGTCCTCGTCACCCAACGGGGCAGCAGGCCGTACCAGTTGGAGCGCATGGCGTGGTGCAGCACCGGGTGGTCGAGGATGGCAGGGGTCCACTCCACCGTGTGGATCTTCGCCATCAGGGCGGTGTTGACCAGCCGCGCGGTGTGGAAGAGCCGTTCGTCGTCCCAGGTGGGGTGGTGGGAGCGGATCAGATCGCAGATCGCGTTGTGCTCCTTCGCGAACAGCGTGTGCAGCAGCGACAGGCCGGTCCAGTAGTCGCTGTTCATCCCGGTCGCGTCGAGGCAGTCCATCCCGGGCCGCGGGTCCCGGGGCAGCCGGCCGTCCTCCAGGACCAGCCGGCCCTGCTCGCCGGTGCGCAGGGAGCGGCAGCGCGCCTC is part of the Streptomyces katrae genome and harbors:
- a CDS encoding alpha-galactosidase — encoded protein: MPPRLRASLPCLTAAALLALALCPAPATAEPTATSDTPLALTPPMGWNNWAHYMCDVDEAKVVANADALVSSGLAAKGYDTVTVDDCWMRRERDAQGNLVADPVKFPHGMAWLGGHLHAKGLKFGIYEDAGSLTCERYPGSGAPEGGGADHYARDARLFASWEVDYVKMDGCNLWVPPGKTKEQAYRDAYNSVARALRDSGRAMVLSASAPAYFQQGEWGGADWHKVLDWVGETGQLWREGKDIKVYKPTAPQTSRWSSVLGNYGYNRWLGRYAAPGNWNDPDFLIAGAPGLTDAESRSQVALWAMMAAPFILSSDVSALSPGGLAALGNTRLIGLDQDPLGRQGAVVSSNATFEVLVRPLANGDRAVAVLNRSAADRDVSVPLADAGLPAPCAVDAVDLWTGRRTEAGDTLTGRVAAHDTAVWRLTPHGCAAPVPTGQINGLGAKCADGASTSGVGAVVLAACTAGADQRWTLGGGGRLRLAGQCLTAGSGGLVELADCAPGRRAGQSWRHRRDGSLVEEASGTCLTADAAAERLRLTACGDHRADQAWSLPV
- a CDS encoding TetR/AcrR family transcriptional regulator, whose translation is MPRRSAALDRATPEAIAVAALRILDEEGPGALSFRALADRLEVSHATVQRRCTDLAGLLDLCTEHLAARLPDIPAGTDWAEAAEQRFGALYRLLTAHPGLLVLRGGRPWLGRQLLARLVEPALADSVAAGMTRVEAMTVYRRMYLLTLGCAAFVDHRDPAGATAASRAALAALDPAEFPVLGGAPAELLPPLTDHEVYYGALRQLIAAARPTA
- a CDS encoding serine/threonine dehydratase, whose product is MEQQLDYAAVRAAAVRTAGAVRPVAVAPAAKALWYALEHLQHTGSFKARGAHNFLAAHREAGALPEAGVTIASGGNAGLACAWAARAQGVPATVFLPVTAPRVKVDRLRGYGADVRLVGDRYADALEACHRFAADSGAVGSHAYDHPLIAAGAGTLLDEIRAALPGLDTVVVAVGGGGLFAGVAAAARAHGVRVVAAEPENCRALNAALEAGRPVDVPVDSVAADSLGATRVSADALDAVRQDNALSVLVPDAAITAARRALWEEHRIVVEAAAATALAAVRTAPQPLGERVAVVLCGANTDPADL
- a CDS encoding peroxidase family protein, producing the protein MTDTTDTTPQAAPDAAGPLPGQAGRSGPGTPPPAAPRPYGPPGLLERLESAVFARVNRTHEWYELPHALGLMNLAVIREDLRRLNLHDTFGAGGERDRRPTPHLAPHRSYDGSGYDPFDVDMGRAGTRLDRNSPLELARPDEDEALMTPSPREVSRELLARRGFVPAPTLNLLAAAWIQFQNHGWANHGDNEEAEPFTVPLAADDDWAQRGGTCPMRVNRTRPDPVAHTTPGAPPTYENTVTHWWDGSQIYGSDEARCRSLRTGEQGRLVLEDGRLPRDPRPGMDCLDATGMNSDYWTGLSLLHTLFAKEHNAICDLIRSHHPTWDDERLFHTARLVNTALMAKIHTVEWTPAILDHPVLHHAMRSNWYGLLPRWVTRTFGRIGGEVLSGTLGSATDHHAAPFSMTEEFVSAYRLHPLIPDEITVREHRGGTVRKVVGFDDMQGATTRTAVDEFGTSDLLYSFGVQHPGALVLHNHPDALRNFTRLSGERIDLGTVDVLRDRERGIPRYNAYRQMLRKRPVTSFEELTGGHPADTPLLREVYDGRLDRVDTLVGNLAEPRPAGFGFSDTLFRIFALMATRRLKSDRFFTTDYRPEVYTAEGLRWVDENSMVTVLLRHHPELAPHLDGVSNAFAPWKGQG